The genomic window TTCTCATGTAAAGAGATGAGCCAACTGCGCAGGTTATATTAAAGTGCACAAGCATTCGCCcatacacaggtgcactcactgttccttcactctctacgcccgatgggacgacaatccaacacgaccggagagagatcaggcgcaggaccgacatttacgtgctttccgatgcacgggtgtatcaattaccaacttccaggctccgggctgttttgtgaaagtttctaaaactcacgaagcgatttcggcccgacccaggaatcgaacccgagaccttgtgctcagcagccgcgcttgcgacagctagaccaacgaggcagatcATGAAATCTTACTAATAGTATAAATGCAAACGTTTTTCAGGGTATCTGGATGTACCCATAGCTCGCCTCAGCCGAAGCGCTCCCCACTAGTGCGTTTGTTTAAATGctgtaagagcacggaaaaaaCCTCGAGCggttttttttatgggaaatcatcaaatgatggGAGTGTCAGACTAAAACCCagcatgttccttcttaagccctttatgaaCCAGAGCCCGGATAACTCATTGCAACGGTAACACACTGGATTtagatatatgtatagatatttagATATAGATTATTATCAACATCTGTAAATACGGAaacgagtaaataaatattttgagtttttaacTACAACAATAATCCTTTCACGCCAGTAGTTGTGAATTGTTTGTTGTCGATTGTGTACGCACTACATTACAACCAGCCGTTGTCTCTCGGAAATCCCTCGTGGAAATACTGTAAGTCAGACAATTTTCGTTCAGTAAATGATaattggtctagtggtcgcaagcgcggctgctgtatgaggtctcgggttcgattcccgggtcgggccgaaatcgctttgtgggttttcttaagctTTCACAAAAGAGCCCGTTgtctagaagttggtgattgattcacccgtgcatcggagagcacgtaaatgtcggtgtCTCTCCTgttgtgtcggattgccgtcccaccgggttatgagagtgcaggaatagggagtgcacctgtgtctgcgcaaatgctcgtgcattATAATTGATTGTGATTTCCTTaaagagaacagccgccgtggccgaaatcggccgtggacgccattatattagctatagttattgtaaaaaaaactgctttAAATTCAAACGTTGTTTATCCTATCAATCCGTGTGTCTCTGTGAAATCATTCAGcccatttcattttaatttggtgCCAACTGCTCCCTTTGGTAACTGCGATTTGAAACAATAGGCACCGACCAGTTCCGAAAAAGTGCTtgtaatttaaatgatttttgaatCGTACATTTCTTTTTAGCActcgaaataaaattatatgaacaCTATAATGCCCCTAAATGTTTGTTCTGATCTACCGTTACCGTTACAGCATtttaatcgtcccactgctgggcacaggcctcctctcacacggagaaggattgagcattaatcaccacgcttgctcaatgcgggttggtgatttcagactttatagtccaggtttcctcaagatgttttccttcacctttttatcagccattggtgtccaagatgtacgtagaaagtacatacgaacttaaaataattgcattggtacttgtctgaactggaatcgaaacctcaccctcatactcgagaggttggttctttacccactaggccaccgtGACTTAATATATTTGCAGAATCTTAATACCGCATAACATGATGTAACCTCACCAAACAGCGAATAAATGAGAGAAACAAGGTTCATTCAATTAAATTCCCTTGCAACAGAATAGCGTTCCGTACCACATGTCATTCATACAATTTGTATGCTAATTAAATGATAGATAGTTTCCGTGCTCCCAAAGATAGCATGTTGCGTTCAGAATGAAATTATGCATCGAAAGTTTAAATTAGATAAATCTGTGCGAGCTATGAATGCGAGATTTCATCattgaaattcaatttaaactatgtttgtttatttacttgtttcaTTGCGATGTTATTTAATAGCATGTAGCTGTGTATAAATGagttgttgttttgttgttttaaagtaCTCTTCGGGGATATTGGAAGCTGAAGTGAATGGATTGttatcactttatttatttggtcATTGAGAATTCCGTAATTCGGGAAATAATATCTTTTGTAACCAACTTTTAgatacatcatcatcttcctgcaatgttcccaagtcatttggggtcggcgcaacatgtatttttcttccattcctctccttacctacatccactcccttctgcttcatgtcctctttcaggcaatcaatccatcttttcctcggtctacctctgcctctccatccttccacattcatactcattcatacatacatattgagTTATAATTATTGTCATGGTCAAATTCTCGGAAAGACCTAAGTTAAGTACATAGAGTCCCATATAAGTACCCATGTGTTTATACTTCTTCACTAGCCGAattcccacggtttcactcgcgtccagTAGAAACTGCTGCCTAGGATAAGATGTAGCAATTTACTTGGGAAGTGTAGCTtcgcaacagtgaaagaatttttctaatcgcttcagtagtttcggagccttcagggtgcaaacaaacaaacaaaaaaatgtttactatttactatattagtatagatagacaAAAATACCAACTAAAATAGAGCGTAATACCACGCATTTTCTATTTACGGAAATCAAAACAAACCGGCTGAACACAATGAAAGCAAATATTAATCTTTGATAACAGCACATATATGAGAGGATCAGTAATTGGTTTGCCAGCAacgttataattaaatataaggaAAATGGCGCGGAAGTCAAGTATAGTAAATATTTGTTCCCCAGTATCGAAATACGCAATTAATAATTATAGGACATGTCATAATGAGgtaaacaatttgtatttataGATTCAGTTTTGTTAGGTTAAGTTAGGAAGAAGATTTTTATGTGTGAAGAAAATGCCGGGGCTCCGGGATTggttgaaagagttaccgcggccctggtacataaagggcttaagaaggaacatggtgggttttagtcagacACTCCctcctgacactccctcacgcttcTAATCCAAAGccggaggggtcatttgatgatttcccataaaaaaaggtGTGAATAAAATGCGGACTAAGATTTCTTGAAGTGTATATTCTACCTTATAAATCTACCATTTAGAGAAAATTACGTAAAGATTTCGTTCAATAGGTTTTGACTTTCCTTTAACTTTGACGTAGCTGAGTAATAAAATTACCCTGTAAGTTTAGTTTTACTAATTAAAAGGTGAAAAATAAGTGATAGTTGTTTGTTGATAGTCATTCATCCGTAAATATTCTAGTTTCTtagacaattaaaaaataacttactcgTGAATAACTTCATGAGTTTAGTCTACAGGCTGATGTTTATTGGTTAGCTATATTAAGTCTTTGTTAGTACTTTTTGCACCAACTGTTTTACAAGAGCATAGTATATGTCTTGCTTCAATAAATGGGCTCCCTAATCCtgatttattttctcaaaaaaggCTTATAGTCTTACGTTTTGaatatatatactgagttctcaaAATCATGttacttattttatgtaagagcggactttttctataaatagGACAACTTAAGCCTTTGCACTTTGAACACCCTGTGTATTGCACTTTAAACACATTGACGTACGTTTTAGACATAATCATTTTAGTATTTACAAGTCTTTTTGTCTagtaatttacaaattatactaACCATTGATAAAACCGACTtacttaaaaagtttaatttacacAAAATGTAACAAGACAGCATTTAGAAAGGACTTATGTTAGGTTCAATTCTTGATACTAGAGAACTAAAATCATtatagaaaaagataaaaataacaaatgcttgcaatttattagatttttcatcaaaataaagcTGTATCTAAAATTCTAACCTATGGGTCTGTAGTGAACTTTCATTTTATACTTTGATTAATAGttctcaaattaataaaatctgttTATTAAATCCCTTTTTCACAGGATCTTCAACCATGGGTGTTGCAGAAGCCATAGCTTCGCTGAAGTCCAGACAAGCAGCATTTCTGGTCCTCAGACTGCTGGAGTTAACTGGCTACATGTTTCCACCACCAGCTAAGCTAAAGAGTGAGTTTAAACCAGATTTGCAAAATTTTAGACAAGTTATCCATATTTGATTAGTTCGTCGTATCCTAATTCTGAAATCTTGACTTAATAAGTAATTTGGGTATTGCATTTATACTggtctgtactaatattataaagagataagtttgtaagtttgtatgtggaGAGTACTTTAAAACCGCTggtcggatttccaaaattcactgatagatagctacaatgttcctgagtgtcataggctatattttatcccggtacgagcagtagttctcacgggacgcgggtgaaaccgcgaggaaACGGCTAGTGTTAGAATAAATCAAATCGCAAGAACTGGTAATATGTTCAAAAGGGCATTTGACGTAACACAATTTCGGTTTGAAACTTAAATAACTCTTTGTTCTCTAGATGGTGACAGCTTTGACTACGTCATAGTGGGAGGAGGAACTTCAGGCAGCGTGTTAGCCACCAGGCTGGCGCAGCAGAGGTACAACGTACTCCTTATTGAGGCTGGGCAAGATGCTCCTTACGAGACTGTCGTAAGTATCACTTAAACAATTTAATCTGTTTATTATGCGTTTAGGAGCTATTGAATACGGAAGCTTGGTTAAGTTCTTATGGGAAACCGAATCTTTTGCTAAGAGCCTCGCAGATTTGGCGGAAGATTCTGATATTCGTGACAAGTATCTAAAGTGACAATGATAATGTTAATACTATACATAATGATATTTAGGTATAGAAAACTAAACAATGATTAGACACTGTGTGTTTGTTCAACCCTACAACTcagaatgtttgtttgttgcatTTATTATCACGTCTCTAATTTTACTTATTCATTTCAGTTTCCATCTTTGATGTCATATCTCAAACACTCCGAGTCGGATTGGGCCTATTCATCCGAGAATGACAAATTCAGTTATCAATGTCATCCGAACAGAAACGCGCAGATCACCATTGGCAAAATGCTGGGAGGATCAGGTGCTTTGAACCACATGGTCTACTCGAGAGGGCACCCTCAAAATTATGAAGACTGGTACTGGATCACCAATGACACCAACTGGAAATGGAGAAATGTACTGCCATACTTCATCAAGTCAGAAGCAATTCACGACATCCGTATTTTAAATTCTACTCGACCGGAATGTTTTTTTGGAAGAGAAGGCTACATAGGAGTTACTAGAAACGACGATCCGTATACTGATCAATTTTTAGAAGGCTTTGAACAAATTGGAAAACATCTGATTGACATAATTGATGGAAGTGAATTAGGATTTTCACGAGGACTCTTGACAGTACATGATCAGAGGAGACAAGATGCTGGATCTCAGTACCTTAAGCACGTCACTGGCAATAAATACCTAGCTGTTGCAAAAGGCACTTTAGCAACCAGAATCATATTTGACAGAAACAAAAATGCTGTAGGAGTTGAAGTAATTACAgatgaaaatgaaatgattattataaatgcaaGACAAGAAATAATTGTAACAGCCGGGGCTATAAAAACACCTCAACTATTGATGTTATCGGGTGTGGGACCTAAACATGATATAACAAGGCATCATATTGCTGTAGTTGCCGACCTGCCAGTAGGAAAGAATCTTCAAGATcacgtaggtatttttattcctcataaaacaaacaaacctttgATAAGAGAAGACACAGATCCTAGCAAGTATCCAGCAGGGTTGTTTGTTGGATATGCAGCATTAAATGAGACAAGAGCAAAGCATTTGACAATCCCTGAGTACAAAGCCATGGGTCTTGTATTTAACGATTTGGATTCCATTGTGCAAATATTCTGCGCGTCTGATAACAATTTCGCTGAATCTACCTGTAGTAGGTTATACCACGAAGCCAATGGCAACCAAGTCTTAATAACTTTGTTAACCAGTCTGTACACAGACTCTCGTGGTCAAATTCAACTCAGAAGTGGCAATCCACGAGAtccaccaaaaatatttaccgGTGCCTTTTCAGACAATCTTGATTTAGAACTCTATGTGAAATATGTCCTCGATTATTTAACGGTTGAAAAGTCAGCTGCGTTTAAGGCTTTAAATGCAACCATGGTGGATTTGACGAGACCAAGATGTGATAGATACGTAAAGGGAAGTAGAGAATATTGGGAATGCTACGTACTTTGCATGATGGTGAGCTTACAACACTATGCTGGTACCTGCGCTATGGGTTCTGTAGTAGATAGTAGACTAAGGGTTTATGGTGTCAATAAACTAAGAGTAGCAGATGCAAGTATTATGCCAACACTAGTTACGGGGAACCCAAACGCTGCGGTAGTCATGATTGCTGAAAGGGCAGCAGATTTTATAATAGAAGATGCAGGTGCGTACAATAATGTTGAGCATGAAACAATTAAACGGGAACAAATTCAAAACCTGCCCGgaaaacttgtctaaaaaatacatagtttgtaaaaaccattttgtatttaagaaaataaatatacaagtcaagttgaagtattttatttacgtttttattatGTCATCAGATTTGATCAGATTCAATGTTTGAGTGTTAGCCAAAATAGAAGATTCGTTCTATAACGCACCGTACATGTCCATAATAAAACAGAAACACCACAAGGTATGTTATTTGGCCCGAgggctgaaaaacaaaaatagaaaaattgaacATCTGCCCTGAAAACTGGATAGCAAAGTTTTGTTAGGCTTTCAGTCCACACGTCAATTTCCCAGGCCAATTAAAACTTTGACGtgacaaaacattattttacaacaGCCGTCAAATTGTTTGACATCACTCCGATAATTTACTGAcgtattttggtaattttgtaaAGTATTTTAGGTCTTAATTTTATGCTATCGGTTGTATTGACGTGCGGTTTTCGTTCAAAGTGAAACTGTAACACTGTTCCTATTTAATGTTGAAGTTGagttttaaagtaatattttaatttttaggtacttaattaatcTGTTTCATACTAAACTTCAATGGGGACATGTAAAACAGGTTTATTGTAACTGCAAACAAGAACTTACATTAGGAATGTGTAATTTTCCTAAAAGCATAATGTCGATTACATGAGTAGAAACACAGCACTGTTTTTTCACAATCATTTATTCGAAGGCATTACACGCcaaaatccaaaataaaaactccataaatacaaaaagttatTCACGAATTCTCTTCCTCTTATTGAAAAAATTAAGGGTCAAATTACCCCGGAACTCCGAAACCTTCAATTAAGTTAAACACGGTCGAAATAAATCCAGCTTAAGCCAGGAGTTGAGCTGCGAAGAGCATACATCGTGCTAGCCTTGCTGCAGTCGAGTGACGGGGATGAAACAAGTTCATCCTGCTTTTAAAGTATGGTGCCAGTTTTAGCGTTTtgtgaaaaatactttttgtcaataaaataataatgagaaaacactttatttctttttttggttCGTTTATCCCTAAAGATTCCGGAATTACTGAACTCATTAGAAAAAGTGTTTCGCTGccagaaagctacactattcccaagTAACAGAAGCTATACCTTAGCCATTCTGCGTGAACACACGCAGCAGACCACTCATCATCTTCATCTCATCTTCTACCAGTTTCATCAGACgcagctgagtagcagtgttttacaaggagcgactgcctatctgacctcctcaacccagttacccgggcaacttgttgtcagacttactggcagtggACCCACTCCTTCACATTTATTGTTCACGAGCAATTTTGATGGCATCCCACCATAAGGTCTTGTATTTTAATAACCGTTATCACTGGCACCCCACCACATTCAGAACGTGTCTGAACTTTCGCGAAGATAGGATATTGAGACAAATTACGTACGACATTTTACCATAACTTCGGGATCATGTGCAGGGCAGCTTTTAGCTTTAACATGTTCTGCAGCGGAGtcataaataatcatattttgaAGCAAATATGCATATTGCACTACGTTATCAACCTGTCTCTCTcgtcgaaaaataaataaagaatctatAATTCTATCTGTAAGACAAGTACATGATATGTAAGTAATGTTTATGATAtcggtcgtggtggcctagtgggtaaagaaccaaccccTCAAGTATGAATGTAGGTTCGACTCCAAATCAGACATGTACCAATGCAAATTTTATAATTCATTTAAGAACCCTGTTAACTTACCCAtgttataacaataaaacactggtaatcagctgcaaccagttggactggaagccgaccccaacatagttgggaaaaagctggGCTGatgatatttacaatattagtcaTTCGTGTCACGGGACCATATTTTTGGAATATTCTATGACCTATTTTGAAACCGCAGCCAAGCCAATTACTTAGTTGATAGAAACGAGTTAAAGGTAGATAGGTAAAGTGCGAgtgtatttttagtaaaattttctcTAACCTTCTCTAATTTATATACCCACTTAATATGTATAGAAATGTAAAGATCAACCCCACGAACTAAAGATCAAAAGTTTTAAGCCCTTTCAGACTAGCCACAAAAACcgtaaaataaaccaaacattTGCATCTGAAAGGGTTTGAACTAGTCGTACCACAAAGACGGAGTCGCAATAGTCTAAAGACGGAATCCATTCACAGTAGCTGACGGCGGTGAGGAGGGTTTCGACGAGGAGCCAAGAAACAAGGCGATGCGGTAATGGAGAAATTGACAGAACTGAGGAATATGTAGTTTagtagtagttttatttaaatatctaatattcgtgtaagtgtcagaaataaaaatgtggTATAAGTTACGACAACGATTCGTGTGCGTACAGACTTTACCTACCCGTAAGTGATTcttacactttattttaatttgttgcttatttctttgtttgtatcaGTGTATAGAATTGTTGGTGAACCAAATAAAAACCATCACTTCAAAACGTATGTTGTTTTTGGTACCGTACATAAACATCCCCTCAACTTCAATTATATTCCAATCCGTTTATAACACAGGACCTTTTTTTTGAACgccgccaaaaatcatcaaatgacccctcccgctgtgggtaagcagcggtgagggagtggcAGACTCTTACTGctcgtaggtcttttatgtaccaaggccgcggtaactctttcgatcaATCCCGCAGCATAACacaggaccatgggcaaaactCTTTCGAAAAAAATCCTCACATTTCTAAAAGCATATCATCTTTTCTTCTTACATCCTATTCCGCAATCTTAATACCatctcatttatttaaaagcagGCTAGATTGCGGTTTTattcaattcggatgttttgtcatgataaaatattaaattgttactTTACAAAGTTTTGCTAACATTTTCTGTGTAGTTGCTGTTCAACTTGTTTTGAGGGGATTCTGTCGGTTTGTTTGTGAACGAGGGTTACGAACCATGGTTGAGAGTTAAGGTTGAGTACACTAAAgactaaacaatcggccgacagttggcaaaaatgttatttaagaaaatcttgattccattGATAGTGTTCAGGGggccgattctcctaagttaatcaTGTCAAAATTGTTTTAACCATATCAGGCATCTGCTAGTTATAAAAGACCAATCTTATTCCAATgatattcgattggtttgcgattggtttgcgattggcgTCTGCCATtaggtctatacggtagtttgctctacaatcatattgcaatcgtaaataatatgCAGACAAGAACAGCACATTCATTGCGTTCATTGAGCTGAACGAGTTAGTGAAAAGTATTCACAGTTTCAAGATATTTTCTTAATGAATTTAGACTCATCTTTCTTGCCTTTGATCAACTTAGAAAAGGGTATGAAGTACAGAGTTTTTATAACAAGATGCAGACGAATTCAAAATAACCTTTTGATTAGGTATTCACTAAgcaaatatgtaaaataacccgacttaaaaaagttaataaatcaacataatgCACAACACAcgcaaaaaatgacaaaattaaaccGCCGATTTCAAAATCTACACCCTTTTCAAAATTCAGCTCACAAAACCtagaataaattttaattaaaacaaaaaaggagCATAAATATTTCACTTTAGGAGTCAAGTTGACAAATGGtgttataatttaaacacaatatTAAGCTCCAACGAGGTTTTATCCAAAAAAGGTTAGGGACAAACCCTTTTTGACTTCGAATTCAACCCTCGAGTGTATGTGTCAAATAATTATGTCGGtagaacattaattaaattccgGATCGGTTTAAAAATACATGGCTGTTCACACCATTATACGGACattcaaaaaactttaaaattttgtatcaAATGACGTAACTGCAATG from Helicoverpa armigera isolate CAAS_96S chromosome 2, ASM3070526v1, whole genome shotgun sequence includes these protein-coding regions:
- the LOC110382468 gene encoding ecdysone oxidase; this translates as MGSSTMGVAEAIASLKSRQAAFLVLRLLELTGYMFPPPAKLKNGDSFDYVIVGGGTSGSVLATRLAQQRYNVLLIEAGQDAPYETVFPSLMSYLKHSESDWAYSSENDKFSYQCHPNRNAQITIGKMLGGSGALNHMVYSRGHPQNYEDWYWITNDTNWKWRNVLPYFIKSEAIHDIRILNSTRPECFFGREGYIGVTRNDDPYTDQFLEGFEQIGKHLIDIIDGSELGFSRGLLTVHDQRRQDAGSQYLKHVTGNKYLAVAKGTLATRIIFDRNKNAVGVEVITDENEMIIINARQEIIVTAGAIKTPQLLMLSGVGPKHDITRHHIAVVADLPVGKNLQDHVGIFIPHKTNKPLIREDTDPSKYPAGLFVGYAALNETRAKHLTIPEYKAMGLVFNDLDSIVQIFCASDNNFAESTCSRLYHEANGNQVLITLLTSLYTDSRGQIQLRSGNPRDPPKIFTGAFSDNLDLELYVKYVLDYLTVEKSAAFKALNATMVDLTRPRCDRYVKGSREYWECYVLCMMVSLQHYAGTCAMGSVVDSRLRVYGVNKLRVADASIMPTLVTGNPNAAVVMIAERAADFIIEDAGAYNNVEHETIKREQIQNLPGKLV